Proteins encoded within one genomic window of Vanrija pseudolonga chromosome 3, complete sequence:
- the pepA_1 gene encoding Aspergillopepsin-1 — protein MSKSTSSTKSKALKWSAVFLLLAAVANAAAVPQSDAVAFETQSQLQQSLGLQKIPAVRNPKFTENGAAAIAKAQAKYGFKSTHATGPVNDQVIGTTPAASDNGDLEYLVQVPIGTPPQTLNLDFDTGSSDLWVFSSKLPASSKSGHSIFTSAASSTFKALTGYSWSIEYADLSTASGTVGTDNVNLGGLVVKNQAVELATQASASFIRNNNDGLVGLGFWNGQYGNTVKPTSQKNVIANLISQGTVPANAQLFTTALYSSRDSASSFYTFGYVDQSLVSASGQAISWTPVDSSLGFWQVPSTTTYVGGKAITQSGNTGIADTGTTLALLSDTVVNAVYALIPGSSYSTADEGYIFPFSSAKSLPTVTIAIGNKQFAIQPEDLIYGTSKDGSQYFGGIQSRGDSSFDILGDVFLKSVYAIFDQGNTRLGLVPKIEATQHLTGRDE, from the exons CAAGGCCCTCAAGTGGTCggccgtcttcctcctcctcgcggccgtcgccaacgccgccgccgtcccccaGTCGGACGCGGTCGCCTTCGAGACCCAGTCGCAGCTCCAGCAGTCGCTCGGCCTCCAGAAGATCCCCGCCGTCCGCAACCCCAAGTTCACCGAGAACGGTGCCGCGGCCATCGCCAAGGCCCAGGCCAAGTACGGCTTCAAGTCGACCCACGCTACCGGCCCCGTCAACGACCAGGTCATCGGCACCACGCCCGCGGCGTCTgacaacggcgacctcgagtaCCTCGTCCAGGTGCCCATCGGCACCCCTCCCCAgacgctcaacctcgacttTGACACTGGCTCGTCCGACCTCTGG gTCTTCTCGTCCAAGCTCCCCGCGTCCTCCAAGAGCGGCCACAGCATCttcacctcggccgcctcgtccaccttCAAGGCCCTGACCGGCTACTCGTGGTCTATCGAGTACGCCGACCTCTCGACCGCGTCGGGTACCGTCGGCACCGACAATGTCAACCTCGGTGGCCTTGTCGTCAAGAAccaggcggtcgagctcgccacgcAGGCCTCGGCTTCGTTCATTAGGAACAAcaacgacggcctcgtcggcctcggcttcTGGAACGGCCAGTACGGCAACACTGTCAAGCCGACTTCCCAGAAGAACGTCATCGCCAACCTCATCTCGCAGGGCACTGTCCCCGCCAACGCGCAGCTCTTCACCACTGCCCTCTACTCGTCGCGtgactcggcgtcgtcgttctaCACCTTTGGCTACGTCGACCAGAGCCTCGTCAGCGCCTCGGGCCAGGCCATCTCGTGGACTCCTGTCGACTCGAGCCTCGGCTTCTGGCAGGTCCCGTCCACCACTACCTATGTGGGCGGCAAGGCCATCACCCAGTCGGGCAACACGGGTATCGCCGACACTGGCACCACCCTCGCGCTCCTGTCCGACACGGTCGTGAACGCCGTCTACGCCCTTATCCCCGGCTCGAGCTACTCgactgccgacgagggctACATCTTCCCCTTCAGCTCGGCCAAGAGCCTCCCCACTGTTACCATTGCTATCGGTAACAAGCAGTTCGCCATCCAGCCCGAGGACCTCATCTACGGCACCTCCAAGGACGGCAGCCAGTACTTTGGTGGCATCCAGTCCCGCGGTGACAGCTCCTTCGACATTCTCGGTGATGTCTTCCTCAAGTCGGTCTACGCCATCTTCGACCAGGGCAACACCCGTCTTGGTCTGGTCCCCAAGATCGAGGCGACCCAGCACCTTACCGGCCGTGACGAGTAA
- the SOD1_1 gene encoding Superoxide dismutase [Cu-Zn], giving the protein MLFTKVVAAAAALAPLAVAENGYWANTIHAVSVLAGPGGVAGVIHFSQDKGSCEVSVTGTISGLSPNAEHGFHVHQFGDISGGCNSTGGHFNPFNKTHGAPDAKVRHVGDLGNIKTDANGTATVDIKDSKIQLLGARTIFGRGVVVHAGRDDLGLGNETDSKTTGHAGARAACGVIAVAN; this is encoded by the exons ATGCTCTTCAccaaggtcgtcgctgctgccgccgccctcgcgcccctcgccgtcgccgagaaCGGATACTGGGCCAACACGATCCAT GCCGTctccgtcctcgccggccccggcggcgtcgccggcgtgatCCACTTCTCGCAGGACAAGGGCAGCTGCGAGGTGTCGGTCACTGGCACT ATCTCGGGCCTCTCGCCCAACGCTGAGCACGGCTTCCACGTCCACCAGTTCGGTGACATCAGCGGCGGCTGCAACTCGACCGGCGGCCACTTCAACCCCTTCAACAAGACTCACGGTgcgcccgacgccaaggtcCGCCACGTCGGTGACCTCGGCAACATCAAGACggacgccaacggcaccgCGACCGTCGACATTAAGG ACTCCAAGATCCAGCTCCTCGGTGCGCGCACCATCTTCGGTCGTGGCGTTGTTG tccacgccggccgcgacgatcTCGGTCTCGGCAACGAGACCGACTCCAAGACGACtggccacgccggcgcccgtGCCGCGTGCGGTGTCATCGCTGTCGCCAACTAG
- the hbdH1 gene encoding D-beta-hydroxybutyrate dehydrogenase codes for MAAAVARKHALVTGSTSGIGRGIATALAAARYDITLNGFGNPDDIAALHKELETFYGVKVRYSNADMSKPAEIKTMIEQAIADGGLDVLVNNAGVQHVSRVEDFADDAWDRVISINLSSAFHTSKHALPHFQAKGWGRIVNIASVHGHIGSTNKAAYVAAKHGIVGLTKVLALENANQGITANAICPGWVLTPLVKEQIEARAAKNGTTVEHETNALLGEKQPMLKFTTPEKIGATVVFLCSDAADTITGSSLTVDGGWTAQ; via the exons atggcagcagcagtagcacGCAAGCACGCCCTCGTgacgggctcgacgtcgggtATCGGGCGGGGcatcgcgacggcgctcgcggcggcccggTACGACATCACGCTCAACGGCTTTGGGAACCCCGACGACATTGCCGCGCTGcacaaggagctcgagacATTCTACGGCGTCAAGGTGCGCTACTCGAACGCGGACATGAGCAAGCCCGCCGAGATCAAGACTATGATCGAGCAGGCTATTGCGGATGGCGGGTTGGACGTGCTGGTTAACAATGCTGGCGTGCAGCATGTGTCCCGggtcgag GACTTTGCAGACGACGCATGGGACCGGGTCATCTCGATCAACCTCTCGTCCGCGTTCCACACGAGCAAGCACGCCCTCCCGCACTTCCAGGCCAAGGGGTGGGGCCGGATCGTCAACATTGCCAGTGTACACGGCCACATTGGGAGCACGAACAAGGCGGCGTATGTGGCTGCCAAGCATGGGATCGTGGGGTTGACCAAG gtcctcgccctcgagaaCGCAAACCAAGGCATCACCGCCAACGCAATTTGTCCCGGCTGGGTGCTCACCCCGCTCGTGAAGGAGCAGAtcgaggcgcgcgcagccAAGAATGGCACGACGGTGGAGCACGAGACGAAtgcgctgctgggcgagAAGCAGCCCATGCTCAAATTTACTACGCCGGAGAAGATTGGCGCGACGGTCGTGTTCCTGTGCAGCGATGCCGCCGACACGATCACGGGGTCGAGCTTGACCGTGGATGGGGGATGGACGGCGCAGTga
- the zmpB gene encoding Zinc metalloprotease ZmpB gives MKFTPLLSVLPLLALAAPTLAAPASAHGNRVARHVAPVAQAQNVHLVRRGKAPKKCGVPDPVDDEDDEAPAAEGHTEAPAPEAQQPAPEAEKAAEEKPAEEKPAEETPAEEWKEEHPEGFHDEGKHPEEQQKPEQEQANPNFGHNLNAAPVPEHKEEHNEWKPEEEHKAEWKPEEEHKEEWKAPEEEHKEEWKPEENHNNNNNGGGHSGEVFSGKATHYNVLNPWENEGYPAGTVACDNDRKFNNGEIFVAMNWRQYDAGGGRNGVCWRQVRITDESTGNSQVAQVVDRCGGGAHGSQWETCKWGDLDLSEPLWKALHGDNNRGVFDIKWSWV, from the coding sequence ATGAAGTTCACGCCCCTTCTCTCTgtcctccccctccttgcgcttgctgCGCCGACCCTCGCTGCCCCGGCCTCGGCCCACGGCaaccgcgtcgcgcgccacgtTGCGCCCGTCGCACAGGCGCAGAACGTCCAcctcgtgcgccgcggcaaGGCGCCCAAGAAGTGCGGCGTCCCcgaccccgtcgacgacgaggacgacgaggcccccgccgccgagggccacACCGAGGCGCCTGCCCCTGAGGCCCAGCAGCCCGCTCCCGAGGCTGAGAAGGCCGCTGAGGAGaagcccgccgaggagaagccggccgaggagacccccgccgaggagtGGAAGGAGGAGCACCCCGAGGGCTTccacgacgagggcaagcaccccgaggagcagcagaagccagagcaggagcaggccaACCCCAACTTTGGGCACAACCTCAACGCTGCGCCGGTGCCTGAGCACAAGGAGGAGCACAACGAGTGgaagcccgaggaggagcacaaGGCCGAGTGGAAGCCTGAGGAGGAGCACAAGGAGGAGTGGAAGGCtcccgaggaggagcacaaGGAGGAGTGGAAGCCCGAGGAgaaccacaacaacaacaacaatggcggcggccacagcGGCGAGGTCTTCAGCGGCAAGGCGACGCACTACAACGTGCTCAACCCGTGGGAGAACGAGGGCTACCCCGCCGGCACTGTGGCGTGCGACAACGACCGCAAGTTCAACAATGGCGAGATCTTTGTCGCGATGAACTGGCGCCAgtacgacgccggcggcggccgcaaCGGCGTGTGCTGGCGCCAGGTCCGCATCACCGACGAGAGCACGGGCAACTCGCAggtcgcgcaggtcgtcgaccgctgcggcggcggcgcgcacggctcCCAGTGGGAGACGTGCAAGTggggcgacctcgacctgtcCGAGCCGCTCTGGAAGGCGCTGCACGGCGACAACAACCGCGGTGTCTTTGACATCAAGTGGTCGTGGGTGTaa
- the SPBC460.04c_2 gene encoding Putative alpha-ketoglutarate-dependent sulfonate dioxygenase, with amino-acid sequence MAPIAIPTTEPAPALDLATLKAALAAVDTTKVDLTVPPDTAIVRLTKAGIDLTKGYPHVPARPEIGAVQHIREYVREGPYHDPGSRADKDKKALFGAAAKVVDLTKHFGTEIIGLQLKDLTDQQKDELALLVSERGVVFFRDQDLTPQKQLELGVYWGDGIVEEHPFTPSVPGHPGVAVIWPDGWKGKWYKDRSYRRPYPSHYGWHTDFVHEAFPASYTHLHQDSVPEVGGDTLWASGYAAYDKLSPAFRTLLEGLRGIYKSGNSYPDPNDPHGPPKYITRTHPLVRTHPVTGWKVLYVNRGNMLGIEGFDQAESDALLDYLNNLYERSLDIQLRWHWTPGTSAIWDNRATIHSVSFDYDEVRHGTRVASLAEKPYFDPASKSRAEALGIKGFLKTEDVEARFASNNRLFRIPSVQLFAASPVFSAPHDISSAGGDKTVQFTDSTIETSKVLHTVLSLMTTSKLDMCLDHRSTTGWCQHLANIVAFLKKYECDRTLQALLHAYHYDNLMGHWGTINHALPGLVLGALADDISYCMIVIDIYHKRLQGPMSVYPDGTAEMQKNDPRTRCRDAKPTNVLLPANMSLTIHRLLPPDYIWALSRSWLDANQNLGSWAYQFSSFASKALQPRTTPTAKSTTSS; translated from the exons ATGGCACCCATCGCAATCCCTACCACCGAGCCTgcccccgcgctcgacctcgccacgctcaaagccgccctcgcggcggtcgacACGACCAAGGTGGACCTCACCGTGCCGCCCGACACGGCGATCGTGCGCCTCACCAAGGCCGGCATCGACCTCACAAAGGGCTACCCGCACGTCCCGGCGCGCCCCGAGATCGGCGCGGTGCAGCACATCCGCGAGTATGTCCGCGAGGGGCCGTACCACGACCCGGGCAgccgcgccgacaaggacaagaaggcgctgtttggcgccgcggccaaggtcgtcgacctgaCCAAGCACTTTGGT acCGAGATCATCGGCCtccagctcaaggacctgACCGACCAGCagaaggacgagctcgcgctgctcgtgtccgagcgcggcgtcgtgt TCTTCCGCGACCAGGACCTCACGCCGcagaagcagctcgagctcggcgtgtACTGGGGCGACGGCATTGTCGAGGAGCACCCCTTCACGCCGAGTGTGCCGGGCCACCCGGGCGTGGCCGTCATCTGGCCCGACGGGTGGAAGGGCAAGTGGTACAAGGACCGCTCGTACCGCCGCCCCTACCCGTCCCACTATGGCTGGCACACCGACTTTGTGCACGAGGCCTTTCCCGCCAGCTACACGCACCTGCACCAGGACAGCGtgcccgaggtcggcggggaCACGCTCTGGGCGAGCGGGTACGCCGCGTACGACAAGCTGTCGCCTGCGTTCCGTACGCTGCTTGAGGGGCTGAG GGGCATCTACAAGTCGGGCAACTCGTACCCCGACCCGAACGACCCCCACGGCCCGCCAAAGTACATCACGCGCACGCACCCGCTGGTCCGCACCCACCCCGTCACGGGGTGGAAGGTGCTCTACGTCAACCGGGGCAACAtgctcggcatcgagggcttcgaccaggccgagtcggacgcgcTTCTCGACTACCTCAATAACCTGTACGAGCGGAGCCTCGACATCCAGCTCCGCTGGCACTGGACGCCGGGCACCAGCGCCATCTGGGACAACCGCGCGACGATCCACTCGGTCTCGTTCGACTACGACGAGGTCAGGCAT GGCACCCGCGTCGCTTCGCTCGCGGAGAAGCCGTACTTTGACCCCGCGTCCAAGAGCCGCGCAgaggcgctcggcatcaAGGGGTTCTTGAAGACTGAGGATGTTGAGGCGAGGTTTGC TTCCAACAACCGCCTGTTTCGTATCCCGTCTGTCCAGCTCTTCGCAGCCAG CCCAGTGTTCAGTGCCCCGCACGACATCAGCAGTGCGGGCGGGGACAAGACGGTTCAGTTCACCGATTCAACGATCGAGACGTCCAAGGTCTTACACACCGTCCTGTCACTCATGACGACTTCCAAGCTCGACATGTGTCTTGATCACCGGAGCACTACAGGCTGGTGTCAACACCTCGCCAATATCGTTGCCTTCCTGAAGAAGTACGAGTGCGACCGCACATTGCAGGCTCTCCTCCACGCCTACCACTACGACAACCTCATGGGCCACTGGGGGACTATCAACCATGCGCTTCCCGGCCTCGTCCTGGGAGCCCTTGCCGACGACATCAGCTATTGCATGATAGTCATCGATATCTACCACAAGAGGCTTCAGGGTCCAATGAGCGTCTACCCCGACGGCACTGCCGAAATGCAGAAGAACGACCCACGAACTCGTTGTCGCGACGCCAAGCCCACAAACGTCCTCCTCCCAGCCAACATGTCGCTTACGATCCAtcgcctcctccccccgGACTATATCTGGGCGCTGTCTCGCAGCTGGCTGGATGCCAACCAAAACCTCGGGTCATGGGCGTACCAGTTCTCGTCGTTTGCTTCCAAGGCTCTTCAGCCCCGTACTACTCCGACCGcaaagtcgacgacctcgagctga
- the GLX3_1 gene encoding Glyoxalase 3 — protein sequence MSTKHIVHVVSNVSHYGAPNEGTPTGLWLGELSEAYHEFAAKGYKQTLVSPAGGKVPIEPNSLGPMGLEATSKAWLEDPIKMALLENTKAPADINAADVDAIYFTGGHAVMYDFTDSEPVHKLTADIWARGGVVSSVCHGYCGLLKAKLADGSLLIAGKKITGFSWEEEILAGVEKKVPYDAEALAKKNGAQYEKAAAFTSHAVVDGKLVTGQNPQSATATAQKVIEVLEGSA from the coding sequence ATGTCCACCAAGCACATTGTCCACGTCGTGTCCAACGTGTCGCACTACGGCGCCCCGAACGAGGGCACCCCGACTGGCCTgtggctcggcgagctctcCGAGGCGTACCACGAGTTCGCCGCCAAGGGCTACAAGCAGAcgctcgtctcgcccgccgGTGGCAAGGTGCCCATTGAGCCCAACTCGCTCGGTCCCATGGGCCTTGAGGCGACCTCCAAGGCATGGCTCGAGGACCCGATCAAGATGGCGCTCCTCGAGAACACCAAGGCGCCTGCCGACATCaacgctgccgacgtcgacgccatctACTTCACCGGCGGCCACGCGGTCATGTACGACTTTACCGACTCGGAGCCGGTGCACAAGCTCACGGCCGACAtctgggcgcgcggcggcgtcgtctcgtccGTGTGCCACGGCTACTGCGGCCTCCTgaaggccaagctcgccgacgggtCCCTCCTCATCGCAGGCAAGAAGATCACCGGCTTCTcgtgggaggaggagatcctcgccggcgtcgagaagAAGGTGCCCTAcgatgccgaggcgctcgccaagaAGAACGGCGCGCAGtacgagaaggccgccgccttcACCTCgcatgccgtcgtcgacggcaagctcgtcaCCGGCCAGAACCCCCAGTCGGCCACGGCAACGGCCCAGAAGGTcatcgaggtcctcgagggATCGGCTTGA
- the SPAC4H3.03c gene encoding putative protein, giving the protein MEGPELYDKAGTPILGIQDYALIGNLRTAACVSLSGSIESMCIPYFDSPSVFARIVDADKGGHFSITPTTAFKPKQVYRPNSNILVSKFLSEDSVGSVTDLLIPKGANESGAQTRCPLPWLIRKVESLHGKVKFRMECAPAFNYCLDKHTAELVHDDSAATACTHNVKALFKSPNLNLDLRYLCASEDPEVDEPHITLKVERLKNRNLLGDSIVSEFELEEGQVVYFVLRQIENEETGTNDNDAHQLRANMLGIPIDEIRAAAHLLRPAHNPIVTKQLLDNLMRDTLKYWYHWISRSTYRGRWREAIHRSALTLKMLVFEETGAIVAAPTFSLPEYIGGTRNWDYRFTWVRDTSFTIYALIRLGFTEEANAFVKFILDRIKDRNSDGSLQIVYTIHGGKDLPEVELTHLEGHKGSRPVRIGNGAVDHLQLDIYGELMDCIYLAQKYSAPLSWDSWVAVRTVVDYVVGMVNHPDLSIWEPRGEHKNYTYSKVMMWVALDRGLRLAEKRCLPCPNRNKWLETRDTLYTNIQANAWNPVGKFFGQSYEEKDVLDSAVLIMPLVFFISAADPRFTSTLDRILRTPNKGGLTINSSIFRYDVTKSDDGVGGEEGAFSLCTLWGIEALTRAGVYNKHYLERAVVMFEDFMRFGNHVELYSEEISSGGEGLGNTPQAFSHVTLISAAFNLNRALGSRV; this is encoded by the exons ATGGAAGGCCCCGAGCTTTATGACAAGGCTGGCACGCCCATCCTGGGCATCCAG GACTATGCCCTTATTGGTAACTTGCGT ACCGCCGCGTGCGTGAGCTTGTCCGGCTCGATCGAGTCCATGTGCATCCCGTACTTTGACTCGCCGAGTGTCTTTGCCCGtatcgtcgacgccgacaagggTGGCCACTTCTCCATCACCCC CACCACCGCCTTCAAGCCGAAGCAGGTCTACCGCCCCAACTCGAACATTCTCGTCAGCAAGTTCCTGTCGGAGGACTCGGTCGGCTCGGTGACCGACCTCCTCATCCCCAAGGGTGCCAACGAGTCGGGCGCGCAGACGCGCTGCCCGCTCCCCTGGCTAATCCGCAAGGTGGAGAGCTTGCACGGCAAGGTCAAGTTCCGCATGGAGTGTGCCCCGGCCTTCAACTACTGTCTTGACAAGCACACTGCCGAG CTCGTTcacgacgactcggccgccACGGCTTGCACACACAACGTCAAGGCTCTGTTCAAGTCGCCcaacctcaacctcgacctccgcTACCTCTGCGCGTCTGAGgaccccgaggtcgacgagccccACATCACGCTCAAGGTCGAGCGCCTCAAGAACCGTaacctgctcggcgactcgATCGTCTCCGAgtttgagctcgaggagggccaggTCGTCTACTTTGTGCTCCGCCAGATTGAGAACGAGGAGACGGGAaccaacgacaacgacgcgcaCCAGCTCCGTGCCAATATGCTCGGCATCCCCATCGACGAGATCAGAGCCGCCGCTCACCTCCTCCGTCCCGCCCACAACCCCATCGTCACCaagcagctgctcgacaacctcATGCGCGACACGCTCAAGTACTGGTACCACTGGATCAGCAGGAGCACCTACCGTGGCCGCTGGCGCGAGGCTATCCACCGCTCGGCGCTCACCCTCAAGATGCTCGTCTTTGAGGAGACTGGTGCCAttgtcgcggcgccgaccttcTCCCTGCCCGAGTACATTGGCGGTACTCGTAACTGGGACTACCGGTTCACCTGGGTGCGCGACACGAGTTTCACCATCTACGCGCTTATCCGCCTCGGCTtcaccgaggaggccaacgCGTTCGTCAAGTTCATCCTGGACCGCATCAAGGACCGCAACTCTGACGGCTCGCTCCAGATTGTGTACACGATCCACGGTGGCAAGGACctgcccgaggtcgagctcacGCACCTCGAGGGCCACAAGGGCTCGAGGCCGGTGCGTatcggcaacggcgccgtcgaccacCTCCAGCTCGACATTTACGGCGAGCTTATGGACTGCATCTACCTGGCGCAGAAGTACAGCGCGCCGCTGAGCTGGGACAGCTGGGTTGCTGTGCGCACCGTGGTCGACtacgtcgtcggcatggtCAACCACCCAGACCTGTCTATCTGGGAGCCCCGTGGCGAGCACAAGAACTACACCTACTCCAAGGTGATGATGTgggtcgcgctcgaccgcggtctccgcctcgccgagaagCGCTGCCTCCCGTGCCCGAACCGCAACAAGTGGCTCGAGACGCGCGACACGCTGTACACCAACATCCAGGCCAACGCCTGGAACCCCGTGGGCAAGTTCTTTGGCCAGAGCtacgaggagaaggacgtGCTCGACTCTGCCGTGCTCATCATGCCGCTCGTCTTCTTCATCTCGGCTGCCGACCCGCGCTTCACGTCGACGCTCGACCGTATCCTGCGCACGCCCAACAAGGGCGGTCTGACGATCAACTCGAGCATCTTCCGTTACGACGTGACCAAGTCAgacgacggcgttggcggcgaggagggcgcctTCTCGCTCTGCACCCTGTGGGGTATCGAGGCGCTCACTCGTGCGGGCGTGTACAACAAGCActacctcgagcgcgccgtggtcATGTTCGAGGACTTTATGCGCTTTGGCAACCACGTCGAGCTGTACTCTGAGGAGATTAgcagcggtggcgaggggctCGGCAACACACCCCAGGCGTTCTCGCACGTCACGCTCATCTCGGCCGCGTTCAACCTGAACCGCGCGCTGGGCTCGCGTGTGTAA
- the SPO73 gene encoding Sporulation-specific protein 73, which translates to MHAAVRADAHTADCEAMGKHVELIMDGQTIHSEAELGELGDLAPKSREYVWEVMYENQRGIYILGKSWYSARGLLPSDPSGFTLPMHLAGDKDKSKRKTIKTGYDLETYQTPTPAWVWLTPWMVNMRSNTDEQGWRYNLWFHQKGWKQHSGWLNWWGWVRRREWVRLRALIPSHENDSDDDESYDGPVEEPPDVLSTLISGTDPATDIVRRLVVYPLDRERLEAWTKMLDGASDETKKTFAGLIKDHDTLARICLALVFPASRDAFLVTLVTRGLASDQQCSKCIGVKEQWKSPVMGDEDGLDSDR; encoded by the exons ATGCACGCCGCGGTGCGGGCCGACGCACATACCGCCGACTGCGAGGCCATGGGCAAGCACGTTGAGCTCATCATGGACGGGCAGACGATCCACTCTGAGgctgagctcggcgagctgggcgatTTGGCACCCAAGTCTCGAGAATATGTTTGGGAGG TCATGTACGAGAACCAGCGGGGTATCTACATTCTCGGCAAGTCGTGGTACTCCGCGCGCGGGCTCCTGCCGTCCGACCCATCAGGCTTTACGCTGCCGATGCACCTCGCAggggacaaggacaagagCAAGCGCAAGACAATTAAAACCGGGTACGACCTCGAGACGTACCagacgccaacgccggcgtGGGTGTGGCTCACGCCGTGGATGGTCAATATGAGGAGCAACACGGACGAGCAGGGGTGGCGCTACAACTTGTGGTTCCACCAGAAGGGGTGGAAGCAGCACTCGGGGTGGCTCAactggtgggggtgggtgcgccggcgcgagtgGGTCCGCCTGCGGGCTCTCATCCCGTCGCACGAaaacgacagcgacgacgacgagagctACGACGGGCCGGTCGAGGAGCCGCCAGATGTGCTGAGCACTCTGATTTCGGGCACGGATCCTGCCACCGATATTGTGAGAAGGCTGGTTGTGTACCCCCTCGACCGGGAGCGACTGGAGGCGTGGACCAAGATGCTGGACGGGGCGAGCGATGAGACGAAGAAGACGTTTGCGGGTCTGATCAAGGACCACGATACG CTCGCGCGTATCTGCCTGGCGCTCGTGTTCCCCGCCTCGCGGGACGCCTTCCTCGTGACCCTCGTGACGCGCGGCCTCGCGTCCGACCAGCAGTGCAGCAAGTGTATCGGCGTGAAGGAGCAGTGGAAGAGCCCAGTcatgggcgacgaggatggccTAGACAGCGATCGCTAG